CCTGGAAAATTCTTTACGTGTTGGCTGTATCTGGATGCTATGGAAAAGAATATATCGAGCACATTATGTTACGTGTATTTCTTATAGCAGCTGGTGCTACTGAAAGTGGTGATTTTACCTATTTTCCTCTCAATCCAGTTCAAAGTTCGTATAAGAATCCATGTGTTTAAACGGTGGGTCTCCTTGCTATAGTTATTTTAGTTTACACATTTTGATTGTTCTGCAGGTTTCCGTCCAAAAACTTCCGTTGCTGAAAAACTCGCTATCATACGTGTTCTTCCATTGCTATTGTTTGGTATTTTCGTTTCTCCTTCAAGTCATCAATAGTTAAAAGAATATTTAAGGAAATTACTTATGAAAAACACGAAGGATGGTTCATTAGCTATGCATCACACTGCCGAGATCATTGGTGCGATCCGGTTTCTTTGGTTTGTAATCTGACTATACATGCagaaaatatcatgatattgttgaatATGCACTATTTTCATGTATTTTACCTCTTATCATGTGTAGCATATTGGAGGAGCACCATGTAGTACTATCTTTCGTATTCTGTTGGAGATGGTTGTGAGCTCTTATACCAATTTAAAAACCAGTGATGCAGCTTTACAACTTTACTGAAAGCACTTGTAAAATTACCGTTACATGAATGAATCAGGGGTATGGTATGTTCCTTGTAGTACTATGTATTGATTAAACACACAGGTACCCTATGTTGTTATGAAAGTTGAATCGACTCATGTTTTTCCAGAACTTATTACTCTTGGTTCTGATTAAAACTCGGCTGTAAAATACACTAGTATAGATGCATTAGGAGCTGTTGCTCAGCATTTCAAAAGTGACATGGTATGGAAGCATAATTCTTTAATTTTCTTCTATACATTATACTCCCTTAGTAATAGTTTGTATAATGCCCTTAGTCCATGACTGCACTGCCAGGTTGTTGACAAGATACATATTAAAATGGATGACTTTCTTGAAGATGGGTCACAAGAAGCTACTATTTTGGTCATTCAAGCACTTGCAATAGCTGTGCCGCATTCAACAGATAGACTATGTAAATATATCCTACTCACTACATTTTGACCAAAATTTGCATGGTTGATTCGCTCACTCTTTGTTCACACATCTTGATATTAATATGTTCTTCTATTTCCTTTGACCTTGCATACATCTTTTAACCAAGATATTTAAACTTACAAGTGTCCCACCTACCGGAAATGATACTGAACGGGCGTCGTGAAAGAGCAAATGTATTCCGTGGAGCGTTGCGTGCTTTCGATGCTACAGGTTGACCTTTATCCAAAATGGTCCAGTGTTTCACTTATTTCATAGAAGCCATGAACTTAGTATTGAGTCTGCCTCTAACCTTTATCTGTAGTGCTGCTTGTGTCGTTTGTTTATAATCCCAGTATAATTTTGTAAGTTATTTGCTCATTATTCACACCCTGAACAATGTCTAGGCAATAGAAACTGCATTTTCATTCATGTATGGACTGTAACATCGTGCTAGATTGTGCCTTTGTAGACTCAGGTTTAGAAATTGATTATCTTCAGCATGCAAATGCACTTTCGATTGATATCAGATCTCATTTCGCTATTGTAGATCAACATTATAATTAAGGTATTGTACACCTCTCCCGAAGGTTTGGCAAGATCTTGAAGGTGTTGGAGGCTTGGCAAGAGCTGCAAGTTGGAGTGATGATACTTCTTTCCTCTAGCCATTTCCTGTTCTCTTTTACTGTACTGCTTTATCTTTAAGTGCTTCAATGTACATTGACTGCAAAAACAAAACCATGGAACCAGGAAGCTGAAGCATGTATATTGAAACATATGTATCTGGTCTGTTATGTTTATGGAATGAAGTTTCAGGTTTTGGATGAGCCCTATATGTAACTTTGATTGAAATGAATCTATTAAGTTGTGTGATCTCTCCTGTTTGGCCGAACATGGTGAATGAATATTAAATTAGGTATGTGTTGCCAATAATAGCTTTGCTAGTGAAACGCAACATTGTGGCATATTTACTGCTGGGAAATCATGTTTGTGCCGGCAGTGGAACTGCCGGTAACTGTTGTTCCTATGCCATAACCAATCTGCCGGGAGAAAATGAAACTGCCGGGAAATATATGCGTCGGGGCAGAAAAACTGCCGAGAATAGTTTATCTGCCGGGAGAAGTAACCCCCGGCAGCCGTTCTTGTGTCAGTTCTATCTGCCGGGAGAACCACATTCCCGGCAGTTTGTCTGCCCTCTTAAGGGCTTTCTCCCGGCAGATTGCATGCCATTGCATTCATGTTGTGGTGTAgtgcgtctcatgcatccgagcatcttccccgttgtccattttgcattccggcgctcctatatcctccggtggtcctttctacctcttttcgtgtgtgggggttaaacgttttcgtattggaccgagacttgtcatgcgtccttggtttactactggtagactgccagtcaagtttcgtaccatttggacttcgtttgatactccaacg
The Triticum dicoccoides isolate Atlit2015 ecotype Zavitan chromosome 3A, WEW_v2.0, whole genome shotgun sequence genome window above contains:
- the LOC119267162 gene encoding uncharacterized protein LOC119267162 isoform X1 encodes the protein MQKLQAAHPHDSFRCMNGYSHKSWHLVTHRKHYKIVKEVSRHNTSFACLLPAKDDSLRKVITKVSVQKLPLLKNSLSYVFFHCYCLVVDKIHIKMDDFLEDGSQEATILVIQALAIAVPHSTDRLLSHLPEMILNGRRERANVFRGALRAFDATDQHYN
- the LOC119267162 gene encoding uncharacterized protein LOC119267162 isoform X2; the encoded protein is MQKLQAAHPHDSFRCMNGYSHKSWHLVTHRKHYKIVKEVSRHNTSFACLLPAKDDSLRKVITKVSVQKLPLLKNSLSYVFFHCYCLVVDKIHIKMDDFLEDGSQEATILVIQALAIAVPHSTDRLYQHYN